The following proteins are co-located in the Halarcobacter sp. genome:
- the ftsA gene encoding cell division protein FtsA, which translates to MNKTLLAIDIGSSNITAVIARNNLDYKINILGTGSYKSDGINKGVISNIELASKSIKEAVSIARKNTTEQIESTVVSISGSYTKGLRSSGSVNIPNGLITENEINQVLQMALYNATIIPEYEVVHVIPIFFKIDDSADVENPLNMNGSRLEVSVYVVTAKKTALTNIKSAFKMANITVNNFVLNSYATAISILDEQQRKFGATVINMGSTTTEFACYKGSSLIYNGFIPVGSNHITNDLSVMLHTPPIAAEKIKTEYGDLLKSDEELANKKVRTPRIGDEKNSSEVSLEYVQTIIHARVEEVLTLIKNNLGKSGIHESLGTGIVITGGMSKLIGVKELATLIFDNLPVKISNPINIKNGYMSFEDPKMATIVGLLLYSLETNRNFELDSNKNLIRKIKNVEQAATKAQPEEFAESIRAADIQKTVLNNKNKDVSEEDDSKLLPTLTKKDKNTGVKKLWNAITEWF; encoded by the coding sequence TTGAACAAGACTCTTTTAGCAATTGATATTGGTTCATCGAATATTACTGCTGTAATTGCTAGAAATAATCTAGATTATAAGATTAATATTTTAGGGACAGGTTCATATAAAAGTGATGGTATAAACAAAGGAGTTATCTCAAATATTGAGTTAGCTTCTAAGTCTATTAAAGAAGCAGTTTCTATTGCAAGGAAAAATACTACAGAACAGATTGAATCTACTGTTGTATCTATTTCAGGTTCATATACAAAAGGACTTAGAAGCTCAGGAAGTGTAAATATTCCAAATGGTTTGATTACAGAAAATGAGATTAATCAAGTTTTACAAATGGCTTTATATAATGCTACAATAATACCTGAATATGAAGTAGTACATGTAATACCAATATTTTTCAAAATAGATGATTCAGCAGATGTTGAAAATCCATTAAATATGAATGGTTCAAGACTTGAAGTATCTGTTTATGTGGTAACTGCAAAGAAAACAGCTCTTACAAATATCAAATCAGCTTTTAAAATGGCAAACATAACTGTAAATAATTTTGTTTTAAATTCATATGCAACTGCAATTTCAATTTTAGATGAACAGCAAAGAAAATTTGGTGCAACTGTAATAAATATGGGCTCTACAACTACAGAATTTGCATGTTATAAAGGTTCTTCATTAATCTACAATGGTTTTATTCCAGTTGGATCAAATCATATTACAAATGATTTATCAGTTATGCTTCATACTCCACCAATAGCAGCAGAAAAAATAAAAACAGAGTATGGAGACCTATTAAAGTCTGATGAAGAATTAGCAAATAAAAAAGTTAGAACACCAAGAATTGGTGATGAAAAAAACTCTTCAGAAGTTTCTTTAGAATATGTGCAAACAATTATTCATGCAAGAGTTGAAGAGGTATTGACTTTAATAAAAAATAATTTAGGAAAAAGTGGTATCCATGAAAGCCTAGGTACAGGAATAGTGATTACTGGTGGAATGAGTAAATTGATAGGTGTTAAAGAGTTAGCAACATTGATTTTTGATAACTTACCTGTTAAAATCTCTAATCCAATTAATATTAAAAATGGATATATGAGTTTTGAAGATCCTAAGATGGCTACTATTGTAGGTTTATTACTTTACTCTTTAGAAACAAATAGAAATTTTGAACTTGATTCAAATAAAAATTTAATTAGAAAAATAAAAAATGTTGAGCAAGCAGCAACAAAAGCACAACCAGAAGAATTTGCTGAGTCTATACGTGCTGCTGATATCCAAAAAACTGTTTTAAATAATAAAAATAAAGATGTCAGTGAAGAAGATGATTCTAAATTATTACCAACTCTAACAAAAAAGGATAAGAACACTGGCGTTAAAAAATTGTGGAATGCAATTACGGAGTGGTTCTAA
- a CDS encoding DnaJ C-terminal domain-containing protein yields the protein MSKSLYETLEVSENATHDEIKKAYRKLARKYHPDVNKDPKAEEKFKEINAAYEVLSDTEKKQQYDQFGDSMFGGQNFHDFARGQGSGVDLDEILRQMFGAGGGFGSSGFSQSGFSNFNGFGNQGFGEPDLDTQAQITIPFDVSVLGGKQHISLNNDSFDIKIPEGIANGQKIRAKGKGKSYQGQRGDLIIKVNVAASPEYERENSTLTKAFDVPLKTALFGGKVEIKTIHKTITLKVPENTKQNQRFRVKELGVLDRKSGVKGDLYLKANIVLPKVDSLDEDLIEVLKEKLPETI from the coding sequence ATGTCAAAAAGTTTATATGAAACACTTGAAGTAAGTGAAAATGCAACACATGATGAAATAAAAAAAGCTTATAGAAAATTAGCAAGAAAATATCACCCAGACGTAAATAAAGACCCTAAAGCAGAAGAAAAATTCAAAGAGATAAATGCTGCTTATGAAGTTTTAAGTGATACAGAGAAAAAACAACAATATGACCAATTTGGTGATTCAATGTTTGGTGGTCAAAACTTTCATGACTTTGCAAGAGGTCAAGGTTCTGGCGTAGATTTAGATGAAATATTAAGACAAATGTTTGGTGCTGGAGGAGGATTTGGATCATCAGGATTCTCACAAAGTGGATTTAGTAATTTTAATGGCTTTGGCAATCAAGGTTTTGGTGAACCGGATCTTGATACACAAGCACAAATAACTATACCTTTTGATGTATCAGTGCTTGGAGGGAAACAACATATCTCTTTAAACAATGATTCATTTGATATAAAAATACCTGAAGGTATTGCAAATGGTCAAAAAATTAGAGCAAAAGGGAAAGGTAAATCTTATCAAGGACAAAGAGGTGATTTAATTATTAAAGTTAATGTTGCTGCTAGTCCAGAATACGAAAGAGAAAACTCAACTTTAACTAAGGCTTTTGATGTACCTTTAAAAACTGCTCTATTTGGTGGAAAAGTTGAGATTAAAACAATACATAAAACCATAACTCTAAAAGTACCAGAAAACACTAAACAAAATCAAAGATTTAGAGTAAAAGAGTTAGGAGTCTTAGATAGAAAAAGTGGAGTAAAAGGCGATTTATATTTAAAAGCAAATATAGTTTTACCTAAAGTAGACAGTTTAGATGAAGATTTAATTGAAGTATTAAAAGAGAAACTTCCTGAAACAATTTAA
- a CDS encoding type II toxin-antitoxin system PemK/MazF family toxin encodes MDILQYHIYEIDVSGAIKGDEMPENVIYGTILSPNEMNDILKTVIIAPMCDKCAITPTTFLINEKTRIRVDQISSLPKKRITKYIGKLDISQIPKIKKTLEEMLVK; translated from the coding sequence ATGGATATACTTCAATATCATATATATGAAATAGATGTAAGTGGAGCAATAAAAGGTGATGAAATGCCTGAAAATGTAATATATGGGACTATACTTTCACCAAATGAGATGAATGATATACTAAAGACAGTAATTATTGCACCCATGTGTGACAAATGTGCTATTACACCCACAACTTTTTTAATAAATGAGAAAACTAGAATAAGAGTTGACCAAATTTCATCTTTACCAAAAAAAAGAATTACTAAGTATATTGGAAAACTTGATATTTCTCAAATTCCAAAAATCAAAAAAACTTTAGAAGAGATGCTAGTTAAATAA
- a CDS encoding TonB-dependent receptor plug domain-containing protein — MNKKIILSLFTIVGLGYSDTLPTISVSDKSTDPSTISSQNISQKDIELMSHGNGDIGSVLKLNPNIQVEDKFNDKDTISDIKPSKIRINGAKFYQNSLLLDGISNDSLLDPVNDNDYAITDVPGNENSMYIDLDLVESIDVYDSGISAKYGNFNGGVIDVKLKRPSFERKTKFKYRHTSESFVNFHTKISQDDDTFGEDMESLSDFEKTFFTFHHNQPINEKSAVFATYNYKKSILPKDYFSSYKDETQENHNLLLKYSYFFDDDSILDLTGIYSNFENKLFRDYVLNSEFTNIGSGLNIKANYEKSFDFWNMESAFALGRNENSREDSATDYKKWLRYGSKPWGIESIDNKSYSKEGGYGNIEKTNDKIELNSDFSSKKFSFLNTENELFTGFQLSYQKANYTRDQNSYSYYNPIYNSEIICNGYTSDCVDREQYFSKRIVYKAEDVDVDMASLGLYFEDNITYKNLQIKPGIRLDYNTYLKNYDLSPRLNISYDLFGNGKTVLFGGLNRYYDKSLLAFKLREARSPYQSEYRSRYKNELNSSLIPSGTFNNTVWNVDSDKGDNRYTFSTLDTPYTDEKVIGLRQEFFNNYLKVKYIQRDSKNQFKEETGEKQSYIREDGYVGYYEPISVTNNGVSEYDSMTISIENVEPIKIGEADFSYMFSTRINNKNETNFLTYDLDDNTVSRTKVQYKDELINRNLLPSYDDPQVYKLYLALDNIKYKVFNYKANISFSSIFKYTEKYKTTKLLEGDYMEAGTDYLIYEDKEFREHYTIDAKVNMYFPLPKKQSLNASLEVINLLDRENEEQFFDDNYSIGRQVWLELSYTF; from the coding sequence ATGAATAAAAAGATAATTTTAAGTTTGTTTACAATTGTAGGGTTAGGGTATAGTGATACTCTTCCTACAATTAGTGTTAGTGATAAGAGTACAGATCCTTCAACTATATCTTCTCAAAATATCAGTCAAAAAGACATAGAACTAATGTCTCATGGAAATGGAGATATTGGTTCAGTTTTAAAATTAAATCCAAATATCCAAGTAGAAGATAAATTTAATGACAAAGACACTATAAGCGATATCAAACCTAGTAAAATAAGAATAAATGGAGCTAAATTTTATCAAAATAGTTTACTTTTGGATGGAATATCAAATGATTCTTTATTGGATCCAGTAAATGATAACGATTATGCAATTACTGATGTGCCTGGAAATGAAAATTCGATGTATATTGATTTAGATTTAGTTGAAAGTATTGATGTATATGATAGTGGTATTTCTGCTAAATATGGAAATTTTAACGGTGGAGTTATTGATGTAAAATTAAAAAGACCAAGTTTTGAAAGAAAAACAAAGTTTAAATATAGACATACAAGTGAATCATTTGTAAATTTTCACACTAAAATTTCACAAGATGATGATACTTTTGGTGAAGATATGGAGTCTTTATCAGATTTTGAAAAAACTTTTTTCACTTTTCATCATAATCAACCAATAAATGAAAAAAGTGCAGTTTTCGCAACTTATAATTATAAAAAATCAATTCTTCCAAAAGATTACTTTTCATCTTACAAAGATGAAACCCAAGAAAACCATAATTTACTTTTGAAGTATTCTTATTTTTTTGATGATGATTCCATATTAGATTTAACTGGAATATATTCTAATTTTGAGAATAAACTTTTTAGAGATTATGTTTTAAACAGTGAGTTTACAAATATTGGAAGTGGTTTAAATATTAAAGCAAACTATGAAAAAAGTTTTGATTTTTGGAATATGGAATCGGCTTTTGCGTTAGGAAGAAATGAAAATTCAAGAGAAGATAGTGCAACTGATTATAAAAAATGGTTAAGGTATGGAAGTAAACCTTGGGGTATTGAATCTATAGATAATAAAAGTTATTCTAAAGAGGGAGGATATGGAAATATTGAAAAAACAAATGATAAGATTGAACTTAATAGTGACTTTAGTTCCAAAAAATTCTCTTTTTTAAATACAGAAAATGAACTTTTTACAGGTTTTCAACTCTCTTATCAAAAAGCAAATTATACAAGAGACCAAAATAGTTATAGTTATTATAACCCAATTTATAATTCTGAAATAATTTGTAATGGTTATACCAGTGACTGTGTAGATAGAGAACAATATTTTTCAAAAAGAATAGTTTATAAGGCTGAAGATGTTGATGTAGATATGGCAAGTTTAGGTTTATATTTTGAAGATAATATTACATATAAAAATCTACAAATTAAGCCAGGTATTAGATTGGATTACAATACATATTTAAAAAATTATGACTTATCTCCTAGATTAAATATTTCATATGATCTTTTTGGAAATGGTAAAACAGTACTTTTTGGAGGTTTAAATAGATATTATGATAAATCACTTTTAGCTTTTAAATTAAGGGAAGCTAGAAGTCCATATCAAAGTGAATATAGGTCACGTTATAAAAATGAATTAAATTCTTCTTTAATACCAAGTGGTACCTTTAATAATACAGTTTGGAATGTTGATTCTGATAAGGGAGATAATAGATATACTTTTAGTACACTTGACACTCCTTATACAGATGAAAAAGTAATTGGATTAAGACAAGAATTTTTTAATAATTATTTAAAAGTTAAATATATACAAAGAGACTCTAAAAATCAATTTAAAGAAGAAACAGGAGAAAAACAGTCTTATATAAGAGAAGATGGATATGTGGGGTATTATGAACCTATTTCTGTAACTAATAATGGTGTAAGTGAATATGATTCTATGACAATAAGTATAGAAAATGTTGAACCTATAAAAATTGGAGAAGCTGATTTTTCATATATGTTTTCTACACGAATAAATAATAAAAATGAAACAAATTTTTTAACTTATGATTTGGATGATAACACTGTTAGTCGTACTAAAGTACAATATAAAGATGAGCTTATTAATAGAAATTTACTACCTAGTTATGATGATCCACAAGTTTACAAATTATATCTTGCGTTAGATAATATAAAATATAAGGTGTTTAATTATAAAGCAAATATCTCCTTTTCTAGTATCTTTAAATATACTGAAAAATATAAAACCACAAAACTTCTTGAAGGTGATTATATGGAAGCAGGTACAGATTATCTAATATATGAAGATAAAGAGTTTCGTGAACACTATACAATTGATGCAAAAGTTAATATGTATTTTCCTCTTCCCAAAAAACAATCTTTAAATGCTTCTTTAGAGGTAATTAATCTATTAGATAGAGAAAATGAAGAGCAATTTTTTGATGATAATTATAGTATTGGAAGACAAGTATGGTTAGAACTTTCTTATACATTTTAA
- a CDS encoding heat shock protein transcriptional repressor HspR, with product MDTNAYNEPVYLISAVAEILNIHPQTLRQYEREGLIKPSRTNGKIRLYSQKDIDHIRYVLTLTRELGINLAGVDLILQLNEKITLLEEEVKIHKKKLKDINKFGLVPNSKALVIKKSSYDVVIFEE from the coding sequence ATGGATACAAATGCATATAATGAACCAGTATATTTAATCTCTGCCGTTGCTGAGATTTTAAATATCCATCCTCAAACACTAAGACAATATGAAAGAGAAGGGTTAATAAAACCTTCTAGAACTAATGGAAAAATAAGACTTTATTCACAAAAAGATATAGACCATATTAGATATGTATTAACTTTGACTAGAGAGTTAGGTATAAATTTAGCTGGAGTTGATTTAATTTTACAATTAAATGAGAAAATCACTCTTTTAGAAGAAGAAGTAAAGATTCATAAAAAGAAACTAAAAGATATAAATAAATTTGGTCTTGTGCCAAACTCTAAAGCTTTGGTTATTAAAAAAAGTTCTTATGATGTAGTAATTTTTGAAGAGTAG
- the ftsZ gene encoding cell division protein FtsZ — MNENLFNVDDIKVEMPSKTLSDNIAKISVIGVGGGGCNMINHMINEGTHKIDLIAANTDLQVLRISKAPKKIQLGLKLTKGLGAGMKPEIGRDSAVESYEDIKDSLKGADIVFIAAGLGGGTGTGAAAIIAKAAKEIGALTVSVVTKPFTWEGKKRAGLANLGLEEIKKISDSIIVVPNDRLLEIIDENVGMKDAFKIIDNILYQAVNGMTEVILNPGNSDINTDFADVKTIMQHKGMALMGIGKAKGENAAQKALEDAIDSPLLDKVSLSGAKGILIHFNTHPQVSLFAINDVMSKIHETIDSNAEIIFGTTSDSTLETDEVKITIVATGFESKNDTHFETKPVEEDKSKKVSPDDENYLDIPPLMRDYKVQYQLA, encoded by the coding sequence ATGAACGAAAATTTATTTAATGTGGATGATATAAAAGTGGAAATGCCTAGTAAAACTCTTTCGGATAATATAGCTAAAATTTCAGTAATTGGAGTTGGTGGTGGTGGTTGTAATATGATCAACCACATGATAAATGAGGGAACTCATAAGATTGACTTAATTGCTGCAAATACAGATTTACAGGTATTGAGAATATCAAAAGCACCAAAGAAGATTCAACTTGGATTAAAGCTAACAAAAGGACTTGGTGCAGGAATGAAACCAGAGATTGGTAGAGATTCTGCTGTTGAAAGTTATGAAGATATTAAAGATTCATTAAAAGGTGCTGATATTGTATTTATTGCCGCTGGTTTAGGTGGTGGTACTGGTACAGGAGCTGCTGCTATTATAGCAAAAGCTGCAAAAGAGATTGGTGCATTAACTGTTTCTGTTGTAACTAAACCTTTTACATGGGAAGGTAAAAAAAGAGCAGGGTTAGCAAATCTTGGTCTTGAAGAGATTAAAAAAATATCTGATTCTATAATTGTTGTGCCAAATGATAGATTATTAGAAATAATTGATGAAAATGTTGGTATGAAAGATGCTTTCAAAATTATTGATAATATCCTTTATCAAGCTGTTAATGGTATGACTGAAGTTATTTTAAATCCTGGTAATTCAGATATTAATACTGACTTTGCTGATGTTAAAACTATTATGCAACATAAAGGTATGGCATTAATGGGGATTGGTAAAGCAAAAGGTGAGAATGCAGCCCAAAAAGCATTAGAAGATGCAATTGATTCACCATTACTTGACAAAGTATCATTAAGTGGTGCAAAAGGTATTCTGATTCACTTTAATACTCACCCACAAGTTTCATTATTTGCTATTAATGATGTAATGTCTAAAATTCATGAAACTATTGATTCTAATGCAGAAATTATATTTGGTACAACTTCAGATAGTACACTTGAAACTGATGAAGTTAAAATAACAATAGTAGCTACTGGTTTTGAATCTAAAAATGATACACATTTTGAGACTAAACCTGTAGAAGAAGATAAGTCTAAAAAAGTTTCACCTGATGATGAAAACTATTTAGATATCCCTCCATTAATGAGAGATTACAAAGTTCAATATCAATTGGCTTAG
- a CDS encoding carboxypeptidase-like regulatory domain-containing protein encodes MYKKSLVVTLITFGLFLSGCGGGGGSSSGSIISTGTTTKSVSGNVIDPAVEGASISLVCGDKTYTSSTKTDEDGKFTIKGIPSSENLFYCTIEAEGGSDGDDLSGLILKTPYSLFNSNDGIFVTPLTTLLSKHDDFSSNIENAKKEVADFLGIEVEDLIKNPLSSLALAKKTKKITKVALSRDTNGNLIGYLDVDSSDVTQNSFEDFIGVDLVSRLSNEERDELNEELKLVDDSSSIDEIIKNTITGSVLYRLKNAFGQESYNSIIETNLEYLANQIVEEVKSLENKYKLVSKYQIRKILFDLGLTPSFKDDSTLIDSINTTLNLSSSDFANYYNNKVIDISSIDGIKIFDSKITKSILGNDNAKRVEYYTFSDKSHISKAIELIENTYDDALLNPSYVQIARGFAILGYSNEAIDILNNNIFGQLEKINGHTYVASILLEQDKNDDAKILLDRSFNLMQKYLDSKGAKFVESDDIYAVLDLYLTYFSAGYDKSVANVIDAQDVIDYFNNEIVLKVDNMTAYGRITYQFRNIIQDYIDKNEILKARKMFEQAANYVISIPYDSSNVRSLISMLTSIAKLGPILKNTAQSTAILNRAYSIDDNLGTNYTKITAAGESFSQYYAEYGATIAGIRALNGELEEMLNIFETKGMKYYTKSTSLRDHEDTALVDGLVTALFLEGSNESKQKAIDLIYEYRPFKDFEGDPYNLGNQIYRYYSRTEISRSAFSPARQLKAYDNDLMVDFFEMLVNDMETRPWTLTDKSISKYVLNEDYGLTAVIRQYDSINNTVKRDEMLEKAINLANSMSDEVYKLNAYQAIVGVVDDLNLPKTTLITSLVNSLGELVSGVQLDSNDDDYINKLRNIVAQSKYLALYGNLTEARKLIEKGINSLPSITSGDVDSIEYKMRRAIGYYDDGQSAQFVSDSILSALIQTKDFKKAEDLIDEISNNISTLGESLDAYSFYRNVARAYASINNLDKVKITLEKIKLIKEKTQGTLFSVTYLSNFDAFNNTSIAFVDTDMDGKPDFFLPSATQSKIDSSGLILDDDIDGDGIYDDIDELPYYVND; translated from the coding sequence ATGTATAAAAAATCGTTAGTTGTGACATTGATTACATTTGGTTTGTTTTTATCTGGTTGTGGTGGTGGAGGAGGTTCCTCTTCGGGTAGTATAATTTCAACAGGAACTACAACAAAATCAGTATCTGGAAATGTTATTGATCCTGCAGTTGAGGGAGCATCAATATCTTTGGTGTGTGGAGATAAAACCTATACATCATCAACAAAAACAGATGAAGATGGTAAGTTTACAATAAAAGGTATACCATCAAGTGAAAATTTATTTTATTGTACAATTGAAGCGGAAGGTGGAAGTGACGGTGATGATTTATCAGGCTTGATATTAAAAACACCATATTCTTTATTTAATAGTAATGATGGGATTTTTGTTACCCCTTTAACTACTCTTTTAAGTAAACATGATGACTTTTCATCAAATATTGAAAATGCAAAAAAAGAAGTTGCAGATTTTTTAGGAATAGAAGTAGAAGATTTAATTAAAAATCCTTTATCATCTTTAGCTCTTGCAAAGAAAACAAAAAAAATAACTAAAGTTGCATTATCAAGGGATACAAATGGTAATTTGATTGGTTATTTGGATGTTGACAGTTCTGATGTAACACAAAATAGTTTTGAAGATTTTATTGGAGTTGATTTAGTATCTCGTTTAAGTAATGAAGAAAGAGATGAATTAAATGAAGAACTTAAATTAGTTGATGATTCAAGTTCTATAGATGAAATAATAAAAAATACTATAACAGGGAGTGTTTTATATAGATTAAAAAATGCTTTTGGTCAAGAATCATACAATAGTATTATAGAAACAAATTTAGAATATTTGGCTAACCAAATAGTAGAAGAAGTTAAGTCACTAGAAAATAAATATAAACTAGTATCAAAATATCAAATTAGAAAAATATTGTTCGATTTAGGTCTTACTCCAAGTTTTAAAGATGATAGTACTTTAATCGATTCTATTAATACAACATTAAATCTTTCATCTAGTGATTTTGCTAATTATTATAATAATAAAGTAATTGATATTTCAAGTATTGATGGTATTAAAATCTTTGATTCAAAAATTACTAAGAGTATATTAGGAAATGACAATGCTAAAAGAGTTGAATATTATACATTTTCTGATAAATCACATATTAGTAAAGCTATTGAATTAATTGAAAACACTTATGATGATGCTTTATTAAATCCTTCATATGTACAGATTGCAAGAGGTTTTGCTATATTAGGATATTCAAATGAAGCTATTGATATATTAAATAATAATATTTTTGGTCAATTAGAAAAAATCAATGGTCATACATATGTTGCTTCAATATTATTAGAACAAGATAAAAATGATGATGCAAAAATATTATTAGATAGAAGTTTTAATCTAATGCAAAAATATTTAGACTCTAAAGGTGCAAAATTTGTAGAAAGTGATGATATTTATGCTGTATTAGATTTATATTTAACTTACTTTAGTGCAGGGTATGATAAATCCGTAGCCAATGTTATCGATGCACAGGATGTAATAGATTACTTTAATAATGAAATTGTTTTAAAAGTTGATAATATGACTGCTTATGGAAGAATTACATATCAATTTAGAAATATTATTCAAGATTATATTGATAAAAATGAGATTCTAAAAGCAAGAAAAATGTTTGAACAAGCAGCAAATTATGTTATATCAATACCTTATGATAGTTCAAATGTTAGAAGTCTAATTTCTATGCTTACCTCTATAGCAAAATTAGGACCAATATTAAAAAATACAGCACAATCAACTGCTATTCTTAATAGAGCTTATTCTATAGATGATAACTTAGGTACAAACTATACAAAAATCACAGCAGCAGGAGAATCATTTTCTCAATATTATGCTGAATATGGGGCAACTATTGCAGGAATTAGAGCTTTAAATGGTGAACTTGAAGAGATGTTAAATATTTTTGAAACGAAAGGTATGAAATATTATACAAAAAGTACTTCTTTAAGAGACCATGAAGATACAGCATTGGTTGATGGTCTAGTAACAGCATTATTTTTAGAAGGTTCAAATGAAAGTAAACAAAAAGCTATTGATTTAATCTATGAATATAGACCTTTTAAAGATTTTGAAGGAGATCCCTATAATTTAGGAAATCAAATTTATAGATATTATTCAAGAACTGAAATTAGTAGATCTGCTTTTAGTCCAGCAAGACAGTTAAAAGCTTATGATAATGATTTAATGGTTGATTTTTTTGAAATGCTAGTTAATGATATGGAAACAAGACCGTGGACACTAACTGATAAATCGATATCAAAATATGTTTTAAATGAGGATTATGGTTTAACAGCAGTAATTAGACAATATGATTCAATTAATAACACAGTTAAAAGAGATGAAATGCTTGAAAAAGCAATTAATCTTGCAAATAGTATGAGTGATGAAGTTTATAAACTTAATGCATATCAAGCTATAGTTGGTGTTGTTGATGATCTAAATCTACCTAAAACAACACTTATTACTTCTTTAGTAAATAGCTTAGGAGAACTTGTTTCGGGTGTACAACTTGATAGTAATGATGATGACTATATTAATAAATTAAGAAATATTGTAGCTCAAAGTAAATACTTGGCATTGTATGGGAATCTTACTGAAGCTAGAAAACTTATAGAAAAAGGTATTAACTCATTGCCTTCAATTACTAGTGGAGATGTTGATAGTATTGAATATAAAATGAGAAGAGCAATAGGTTATTATGATGATGGTCAGAGTGCACAATTTGTAAGTGATTCTATTTTAAGTGCACTTATTCAAACAAAAGATTTTAAAAAAGCAGAAGATTTAATAGATGAGATAAGTAACAATATCTCTACACTAGGTGAAAGTTTAGATGCTTATAGTTTTTATAGAAATGTTGCAAGAGCTTATGCTTCAATAAATAACTTAGATAAGGTAAAAATAACATTAGAAAAAATTAAGTTAATTAAGGAAAAAACTCAAGGTACATTATTCTCTGTAACTTATTTATCAAATTTTGATGCATTTAATAATACTTCTATTGCTTTTGTAGATACAGATATGGACGGTAAACCAGACTTTTTCCTTCCTTCGGCAACTCAATCTAAAATTGATTCTTCAGGGCTTATTTTAGATGATGATATTGATGGTGATGGAATATATGATGATATAGATGAATTACCATATTATGTAAATGATTAA